Proteins co-encoded in one Sporosarcina sp. FSL K6-1522 genomic window:
- a CDS encoding YitT family protein: MKKRIVDLLFILAGSFIFALAVNLFVIPNDLGEGGVTGLTIIAYYLFEWSPGLVNLIINSLLLIVGYKFLSKNTTIYTIIAVLFNSLFLHITSDWRIASDEIIVNTIFGGVFAGIGIGLIIRVGGTTAGSTILASITHKYLGWSISYGLLFFDMIVAFSSYFIIGAEKLMLTILMLYIGTKVMEYIIEGFNTKKAVTIISKKPDDIAQQVNEIMNRGVTVYSGHGYYSKEKKEILYIVISSPEVVRLKKIVKVADPDAFVAIHDVRDVFGEGFMEITKS; this comes from the coding sequence ATGAAAAAACGAATCGTCGATTTATTATTTATCCTTGCAGGTTCTTTTATTTTCGCATTAGCGGTAAACCTTTTTGTGATTCCGAACGACCTTGGGGAAGGCGGCGTTACCGGGCTAACCATTATTGCTTATTATTTATTTGAATGGTCTCCAGGCCTTGTCAACTTGATTATCAACAGTCTGTTGCTAATCGTTGGCTACAAATTTTTAAGTAAAAACACGACCATTTATACCATTATTGCTGTATTGTTCAATTCTTTGTTTTTACATATAACGTCAGATTGGCGCATTGCATCTGATGAAATCATTGTGAATACCATCTTTGGGGGCGTATTTGCGGGAATTGGGATTGGCTTAATCATCCGAGTCGGTGGTACGACAGCAGGTTCTACGATCCTTGCGAGTATTACACATAAATATCTTGGCTGGAGCATTAGTTACGGCTTGTTATTTTTCGATATGATTGTCGCTTTTTCCTCTTATTTCATTATCGGTGCGGAAAAACTGATGCTGACGATTTTGATGCTGTACATTGGTACAAAGGTGATGGAATACATTATTGAAGGATTCAATACGAAGAAAGCTGTCACGATTATTTCCAAAAAGCCCGATGACATTGCGCAACAAGTGAACGAAATTATGAATAGGGGCGTAACAGTCTATTCGGGGCATGGCTATTATTCAAAAGAGAAAAAAGAAATCTTGTACATTGTCATTAGCAGCCCTGAGGTTGTGCGCCTGAAAAAAATCGTCAAAGTGGCAGATCCAGATGCATTTGTCGCCATTCACGATGTACGTGACGTTTTCGGTGAAGGTTTTATGGAAATTACAAAATCATAA
- a CDS encoding SRPBCC family protein → MAIASHSVIIQAPVENVWKYVSQIENWATMVPAYKEHEQIDEQKSVWTFEGNFKGLKKTVKMELNITEFDEPSIIRFELKGLTDNFTGSGRFTAEETAGETTMTGTIEVNAGGLTGAVLSPVIKMVLPKVTTRLTEKIARQIK, encoded by the coding sequence ATGGCAATTGCATCGCATTCCGTAATCATTCAAGCACCTGTAGAAAACGTCTGGAAATACGTTAGTCAAATTGAAAATTGGGCAACAATGGTCCCTGCTTATAAAGAGCATGAACAAATTGATGAGCAAAAGTCAGTTTGGACATTTGAAGGGAATTTTAAAGGGTTGAAAAAGACAGTGAAAATGGAGTTAAACATCACTGAATTTGACGAGCCATCGATCATTCGGTTCGAGTTAAAAGGCTTAACGGATAACTTTACGGGAAGCGGAAGGTTTACTGCTGAAGAGACGGCAGGGGAAACTACGATGACAGGGACAATTGAAGTAAATGCAGGTGGCTTAACAGGCGCTGTATTGTCACCTGTTATTAAAATGGTGTTGCCGAAAGTGACAACGCGCTTAACAGAGAAAATTGCACGCCAAATTAAATAA
- a CDS encoding PH domain-containing protein, with translation MQRVEKKSIIIWILEDFQSFIIRMAFIAVLYYFFHEYDFVLKIILLLAIYFTWNFLIWLIFNPLRYRNFRFSIDDNVIQTVKGGIIIQHDTIPIRRIQHVDIEQTFYSRFFHLYCLSIYTAGHDHFILYLTEQQAQQVKTDIVTKLIEEGIDQDEHEKRSPN, from the coding sequence ATGCAGAGGGTAGAAAAAAAGTCAATTATCATTTGGATACTAGAGGATTTTCAATCATTTATCATACGCATGGCATTCATTGCCGTTCTTTATTATTTTTTTCACGAGTATGATTTTGTCCTTAAAATCATTTTGCTATTAGCTATTTATTTCACTTGGAATTTTTTGATCTGGTTGATTTTTAATCCGCTTCGCTATCGAAATTTCCGATTTTCGATTGATGATAATGTGATTCAAACAGTCAAAGGCGGAATTATCATCCAGCATGATACAATTCCGATTCGCCGTATTCAGCATGTCGATATTGAACAAACCTTTTATTCACGTTTCTTTCATTTATATTGTTTGAGTATTTATACTGCCGGGCATGATCATTTCATTCTTTACTTGACCGAACAGCAAGCACAGCAAGTAAAAACGGACATTGTTACTAAACTAATTGAGGAAGGGATAGATCAGGATGAACACGAAAAGAGATCACCTAATTGA
- a CDS encoding MurR/RpiR family transcriptional regulator translates to MEPKYLVKTKEKYDSLTKGLKKVADNVLVDPMVFVIHPAKQSGKVIGVSETMIIRFCNEIGYKGFKDFQHDIREHLLNNTQDVTTDIDEQYQHPILKSMTLDMMHLKRNIEQIDVALIEQVVNLILDNKKRVIVGHNHSFIYAHWLSTNLQYLVGDTILYRAEEDFLLIEKLKEGSVVIAFSFFRYSVDTINIAEKAKKKGLTVIAITDSLDAPIVEFADVVIPLVFTRNRGTIHKSPVTMSILNVLLFEVAKVIDEEGNDSSVFLENTKDYINEDY, encoded by the coding sequence ATGGAGCCAAAATATTTAGTGAAGACGAAAGAAAAGTACGATTCCTTAACAAAAGGGCTGAAAAAAGTAGCTGACAATGTATTGGTAGATCCTATGGTTTTTGTCATTCATCCGGCGAAACAATCGGGAAAAGTGATTGGTGTTTCTGAAACGATGATTATTCGATTTTGTAATGAGATCGGATACAAAGGCTTCAAGGATTTTCAACATGATATAAGAGAACATTTATTAAATAATACGCAAGATGTCACGACAGACATAGATGAACAGTATCAGCATCCTATTTTGAAGAGTATGACGTTAGATATGATGCATTTAAAAAGAAATATCGAACAAATTGATGTGGCGCTTATTGAACAAGTCGTCAATCTGATTCTGGATAATAAAAAGAGAGTGATTGTAGGCCATAATCATTCCTTTATTTATGCGCATTGGTTATCGACTAACTTACAATATCTTGTTGGAGACACGATATTATATCGAGCCGAAGAGGATTTTCTATTGATTGAAAAGCTGAAAGAAGGTTCTGTTGTCATTGCATTCTCTTTCTTTAGGTATTCTGTCGATACCATTAATATTGCGGAAAAAGCGAAGAAAAAAGGATTAACCGTGATCGCCATTACAGATTCACTCGATGCGCCAATTGTAGAGTTTGCGGACGTTGTCATTCCTTTAGTATTTACGAGAAATAGAGGGACAATCCATAAGTCTCCTGTGACAATGTCTATTTTAAATGTCCTATTATTCGAAGTGGCGAAGGTGATTGATGAAGAAGGCAATGATTCATCTGTTTTCCTAGAGAATACGAAAGACTATATTAATGAAGACTATTAA
- a CDS encoding PH domain-containing protein, with product MNTKRDHLIEILHINYRTIKNNLLPLLTLVLGLLGTNQLYENMLKIGFFLLCTLIVVFSICSWYCKKFDFNAEKITLSEGVFRRKYQEIAINRVKSIHTSDSLPKRLLGVSNFNVELIGGEEVSFVLSNKGIVEIKNTVFGEYDLEITDTASNNLTVLPCLLLAVTNPRIFWSAFVLTFTVVSFLYTPIARWVGIEGAEVEQKNVIESGRSVVEIPIEAWLAMIPIVCGLSILSTFVAAIYVFFMYKNYQITKIEKQIYISYGFFEKKDYQIPIQEIRSIRIIEPLSFRPFGYVQLKIDPIGMSTKTSRDLYFRPILKQKEVADVIKQYLPMFDVIEINRKAKKALLPDYLLKAIWSPTIILLAFIYLHPIFLFGSVLLPFFLYVGYLRWKYAGLLFDDKFISHSEYKWLQSTKMITLKKYIQHTGISQSPLTKVRKASSYYYSVYSGNESYQLYGLSDEYQDQFITYPTFFAKKHQPPK from the coding sequence ATGAACACGAAAAGAGATCACCTAATTGAAATCCTTCATATTAATTATAGAACAATAAAGAACAATTTACTTCCACTCCTGACGCTTGTTCTTGGTTTGTTAGGTACAAATCAACTATATGAAAATATGTTGAAAATCGGATTTTTTTTGCTCTGTACGTTGATTGTTGTATTTTCAATATGCTCATGGTACTGCAAAAAATTTGACTTTAATGCGGAAAAAATCACTCTTTCTGAAGGTGTTTTCAGAAGGAAATATCAAGAGATTGCAATCAATCGCGTGAAGTCGATTCATACATCAGATTCACTGCCTAAACGCTTGCTTGGCGTATCCAATTTTAATGTAGAGTTGATTGGTGGAGAGGAAGTTTCTTTTGTTTTATCAAACAAAGGAATTGTGGAAATAAAAAACACTGTCTTCGGTGAGTATGATTTGGAGATCACAGATACAGCATCGAACAATTTAACCGTGCTTCCGTGCTTGCTACTAGCGGTGACAAATCCACGAATTTTTTGGAGTGCTTTTGTACTCACCTTTACAGTGGTTAGTTTTTTATATACACCGATTGCAAGATGGGTAGGTATAGAAGGTGCAGAAGTAGAACAGAAAAATGTAATTGAAAGTGGACGCAGTGTGGTAGAGATACCGATTGAAGCATGGTTGGCAATGATTCCTATTGTATGTGGACTAAGTATTTTATCAACCTTCGTTGCGGCTATTTATGTTTTTTTCATGTACAAAAACTACCAAATAACTAAAATTGAAAAACAAATCTATATCTCTTACGGCTTCTTTGAGAAAAAGGACTATCAAATACCAATCCAAGAAATCCGTTCAATCCGTATTATAGAGCCACTATCATTCCGCCCATTCGGCTATGTCCAATTAAAGATTGATCCCATTGGAATGAGTACGAAGACAAGCCGTGATCTGTATTTTCGACCGATTCTTAAACAGAAGGAAGTCGCAGACGTTATCAAGCAATACTTGCCGATGTTTGACGTGATTGAAATAAATAGGAAAGCAAAAAAGGCTCTCCTCCCAGACTACTTACTGAAAGCGATTTGGTCACCTACGATTATCCTACTTGCATTCATTTACCTACACCCAATCTTTTTATTTGGTTCGGTACTTCTACCGTTCTTTTTATATGTGGGCTACTTGCGTTGGAAATATGCGGGTTTACTTTTTGACGATAAATTCATCAGTCATTCTGAATATAAATGGCTACAGTCAACTAAAATGATTACATTGAAAAAATATATACAGCATACCGGAATTAGTCAATCTCCATTGACTAAAGTACGGAAAGCATCAAGCTACTATTACTCTGTTTACTCTGGTAATGAAAGTTATCAATTATACGGGTTAAGTGATGAATATCAAGATCAATTTATCACTTACCCTACCTTCTTCGCAAAAAAACACCAGCCCCCCAAATAA
- a CDS encoding YfcC family protein, whose translation MNNNQKKKFKLGMPDAFVIIFSIIVLAAISTYLIPAGSYERETIDGVTKVVPNSYSVIDSNPTGFLELFTSIQVGLIQSANIIFLIFVIGGIVRVIESTGAIDSGINTLIVKTKGRYMVLITSVAAIFGLLASMGLASNAVIAFIPIGIALARSLKLDAIVGISTIYLGYFSGMIAGIFDPTILGLAQTIAELPLFSGMPLRIVIFIALLTITIIYTNLYAKKIKNDPKKSIMGDKPFGTLEDELEDAGNLDDKPAVFTTLQKAVLLSFVSFIGIFIYGAFTKGWGVNELVGIFLIMGMFIAMIARITPNDFVKIFIDGARSITYGALVVGLARAVIVIMENGHVMDTIVNAALAPLQSVSVYAGGLLLFVFNLLFNLLVTSGTGQAAIVMPVMVPLVDMLGITRQTGALAFMLGDGITNIIAPTSGVLMAVLAVGGVRWTQWIRYAFPLMLMWIVVGAIAICYAIFTGYGPF comes from the coding sequence ATGAACAACAATCAAAAGAAGAAATTTAAGCTTGGCATGCCAGATGCGTTTGTCATTATCTTTTCAATTATTGTATTGGCCGCGATTTCAACGTATCTTATTCCAGCTGGCTCTTATGAACGTGAAACAATCGATGGCGTGACCAAAGTGGTTCCGAATAGCTATTCTGTCATTGACTCAAATCCGACGGGTTTCTTGGAACTCTTTACTTCTATTCAAGTCGGACTGATTCAATCTGCGAACATTATTTTCTTAATCTTCGTCATCGGGGGAATCGTACGCGTCATTGAATCAACAGGTGCAATCGACTCTGGAATCAATACATTGATTGTTAAAACAAAAGGTCGATATATGGTATTAATCACTTCTGTAGCCGCAATCTTTGGTCTCTTAGCTTCGATGGGACTCGCTTCAAATGCTGTTATCGCCTTTATACCAATAGGAATCGCTCTTGCTCGCTCTTTAAAATTAGATGCCATTGTTGGGATTTCAACCATCTATCTTGGGTATTTCTCAGGAATGATCGCCGGCATTTTCGATCCAACGATTTTAGGTTTAGCGCAAACAATTGCGGAATTACCATTATTCTCGGGGATGCCTTTACGTATTGTTATTTTCATAGCACTTCTGACAATTACCATTATCTATACAAATCTTTACGCGAAGAAAATTAAAAACGACCCGAAGAAGTCAATTATGGGGGACAAACCATTTGGAACGCTTGAAGATGAACTGGAAGATGCCGGCAACCTGGATGATAAACCTGCTGTATTTACAACGCTTCAAAAAGCTGTATTGCTGTCATTTGTTTCATTCATCGGTATTTTCATTTACGGTGCATTCACAAAAGGTTGGGGCGTCAATGAATTAGTTGGAATTTTCCTCATCATGGGTATGTTCATAGCAATGATTGCGCGCATTACACCAAATGATTTTGTGAAAATCTTTATCGATGGTGCAAGATCCATTACGTATGGTGCATTAGTTGTTGGATTAGCGCGTGCGGTAATTGTTATTATGGAGAACGGTCATGTTATGGATACAATTGTTAACGCAGCACTAGCACCATTACAATCTGTATCTGTCTACGCAGGTGGACTGTTATTATTCGTCTTTAACCTGCTATTCAACTTACTCGTAACATCTGGAACGGGTCAGGCAGCCATTGTCATGCCTGTCATGGTACCACTCGTTGATATGTTAGGGATTACAAGACAAACAGGTGCATTGGCATTCATGCTTGGTGATGGGATTACAAACATCATCGCGCCAACATCAGGTGTGCTCATGGCTGTGCTAGCAGTCGGAGGTGTCAGATGGACACAATGGATTCGATACGCCTTCCCACTTATGTTAATGTGGATAGTCGTCGGTGCAATCGCAATCTGTTATGCAATCTTCACAGGATATGGTCCATTCTAA
- a CDS encoding PH domain-containing protein has product MLKKLAADALGLSDIGKIIGPEDYDKTDADDYIRHEDHEKIYFLIKTKADEYCFTNIAFIHVDGEKAISSKRLLKRYPYSQFQITNVYLETAGKVDLDVEIKFTLGNQSFSIDVDKKQLAQLNDLYKALAYISEQVHENNILLELANGSLDKAVTVLHNTRLSDIQLADEYKQLTEFGFSWLTAVRDQYNIKDFSDVFEKYINN; this is encoded by the coding sequence ATGCTGAAAAAATTGGCTGCAGACGCGTTAGGATTGTCGGATATTGGTAAAATCATCGGTCCAGAAGATTATGATAAAACGGATGCGGATGATTATATTCGACATGAAGATCATGAAAAAATTTATTTTTTAATCAAGACAAAAGCAGATGAATATTGCTTTACGAACATTGCATTTATTCACGTCGATGGAGAGAAAGCGATTTCTTCGAAGCGCTTGCTAAAACGCTATCCGTATTCGCAATTCCAAATTACCAATGTGTATTTGGAAACGGCGGGAAAAGTAGATTTGGATGTTGAAATCAAGTTTACTCTAGGCAATCAGTCGTTCAGCATTGACGTTGACAAAAAGCAACTTGCCCAATTGAATGATCTATACAAAGCATTAGCCTATATTTCGGAACAAGTTCACGAAAATAATATCTTGTTAGAATTAGCGAATGGCAGTCTGGACAAAGCTGTAACAGTGTTGCATAACACACGCTTGTCTGACATCCAGTTAGCCGACGAGTATAAACAATTGACTGAATTCGGTTTTTCTTGGTTAACGGCTGTTCGTGACCAATACAACATCAAAGACTTCAGTGATGTGTTTGAGAAATATATTAACAATTAA
- a CDS encoding S-layer homology domain-containing protein, whose product MRKYPLLGMLFVLFSVLIFPEMTEANTKKTAVYFSEVNDEYSQITRPGGTHTFYGEKKSIDAKNTYSAIWDKQLKVFHSLQQDGYNVEKINEKDLTNQAKLQQYDTIVFAYGVLMTHEQRQVVKQYVRDGGGIVSVYAGARNEADPKLWKTNALDLTPLIFKTQSWIWEWDNLSEVLSSGFVSDNAVKNLRIAPGMKTHPVIRNAEKKLGRSLELYNDRASGEWVEILSPYSGYVAPLLQIEQATSLDGKPQYVKRGTPMALATEYGDGRVIYIGFKMFDFLQVDAPEAAWRDSTKGLAYSGTHGAKDARVFLNESVNWTSETLVKKRVVKYDVNVSMSELRAYQSPQKDYVMYGTAHVKNTGDTPVRGTLLVEVFDPKGKPVANYERYLPGLTPYSVKAGPQNESINLHNEKFVFRLPLNAMSGNYEVRTTFLEGHRDLKGYKIRAASMTMKKQGTAKAVFTKQQPFKDVHISDDAYPAVENLASLGIIRGYGNGIFKPDVAVTRKQAVDMILKSTNIPVRKGLTLAATDISTSSVDYDLIATAVHHGLLKVENGKVRPYANMTRAEAANALVNGFTFKAIPTHSFNDVTNSTNYHQEIHILSQLEVAKGYVATNTFAPNNTLTRKHFSSFLDRSLRAVQR is encoded by the coding sequence GTGAGGAAATACCCTTTGTTAGGCATGCTATTTGTATTATTTTCTGTTTTGATTTTTCCTGAAATGACAGAAGCAAATACAAAGAAAACGGCAGTTTACTTTTCTGAAGTAAATGATGAATACTCTCAAATTACAAGGCCAGGTGGAACGCATACATTTTATGGTGAGAAAAAATCCATTGATGCAAAGAATACATACAGCGCCATTTGGGATAAGCAGTTGAAAGTATTTCATTCATTACAACAAGATGGTTATAACGTAGAAAAAATTAATGAAAAAGATTTGACGAACCAAGCGAAACTACAACAGTATGATACCATTGTTTTTGCTTATGGTGTATTGATGACACATGAACAACGTCAAGTCGTCAAACAGTATGTTCGTGATGGCGGCGGTATTGTTTCGGTTTATGCCGGCGCACGTAATGAAGCAGATCCAAAGCTATGGAAAACAAATGCACTAGACCTGACGCCACTTATTTTCAAAACGCAATCATGGATCTGGGAATGGGATAACTTATCAGAAGTATTATCTTCTGGGTTTGTCTCAGATAATGCCGTGAAAAATTTACGCATTGCGCCTGGCATGAAAACACATCCCGTTATTCGGAATGCGGAGAAGAAGCTAGGTCGTTCATTGGAACTTTACAATGATCGTGCCAGTGGCGAATGGGTAGAAATATTATCTCCTTATTCCGGCTATGTTGCCCCACTTTTACAAATCGAGCAAGCCACTTCCCTTGATGGAAAACCACAATACGTCAAACGTGGTACGCCAATGGCATTAGCGACGGAATATGGTGATGGACGTGTGATCTATATCGGCTTTAAAATGTTTGACTTTTTACAAGTTGACGCACCAGAGGCCGCTTGGCGCGATAGCACGAAAGGTTTAGCTTATTCAGGCACACATGGCGCTAAAGATGCGCGTGTATTTTTAAATGAATCTGTGAATTGGACAAGCGAAACACTCGTTAAAAAACGCGTAGTAAAGTACGACGTCAATGTAAGCATGTCCGAACTACGTGCCTATCAAAGCCCGCAGAAAGACTATGTCATGTACGGAACCGCGCATGTTAAGAATACTGGAGACACGCCAGTTCGAGGAACTTTACTAGTCGAAGTCTTTGATCCAAAAGGTAAACCTGTAGCGAATTACGAACGGTATTTACCTGGACTTACACCTTATAGCGTAAAAGCAGGACCTCAAAATGAGAGTATCAATCTACACAATGAAAAGTTCGTATTCCGACTTCCATTAAACGCAATGAGTGGGAATTATGAAGTGCGTACAACATTTTTAGAAGGACATCGCGATCTAAAAGGCTATAAAATTCGAGCAGCTTCGATGACGATGAAAAAACAAGGGACAGCAAAAGCCGTCTTTACGAAGCAACAGCCTTTCAAAGATGTGCACATCAGTGACGATGCGTATCCAGCTGTTGAAAACTTGGCAAGTTTAGGGATCATTCGTGGATATGGTAATGGCATATTCAAGCCAGATGTAGCCGTAACACGTAAACAAGCGGTAGATATGATTTTGAAATCGACGAATATCCCAGTGCGTAAAGGATTAACGTTAGCCGCTACAGATATCAGCACATCCTCAGTCGATTACGATTTAATCGCGACGGCTGTCCATCACGGTCTATTAAAAGTAGAAAATGGGAAAGTTCGTCCATATGCAAATATGACACGTGCTGAGGCGGCAAATGCATTAGTAAACGGCTTTACATTTAAAGCCATTCCTACTCATTCATTTAATGACGTAACGAATTCAACTAACTATCATCAAGAAATCCATATCCTATCTCAGCTAGAGGTCGCAAAAGGATATGTCGCAACAAATACCTTTGCACCGAATAATACATTAACGCGTAAACACTTCTCTTCATTCTTAGATCGCTCATTACGCGCGGTTCAACGATAA